Proteins from a genomic interval of Sphingobacterium sp. SYP-B4668:
- a CDS encoding YceD family protein, which yields MKHLKQYRIPFSGLNAGKHSFEFDIDKKFFECFEHSLTKDGNLKATVELQKQENMLNVHFDINGTIQLTCDICLSDFAYPLSIKERILVKFTEESWDDNTEEVLMLSKNDYELDIASLLYEYINVAVPYYTRCSEQGVNQTCDNDMLSKINQLDAPEEDDKQENIDPRWSALRNIKNN from the coding sequence GTGAAACATCTAAAACAATACAGAATACCATTCTCTGGGCTAAATGCGGGGAAACACAGTTTTGAATTTGACATTGATAAAAAGTTCTTTGAGTGTTTTGAGCATTCCCTTACTAAAGATGGCAATTTGAAAGCCACTGTTGAATTACAGAAGCAAGAAAACATGCTAAATGTGCATTTTGACATCAACGGTACAATTCAACTGACTTGCGACATCTGTTTATCTGACTTTGCTTACCCCTTGTCTATCAAGGAACGCATCTTGGTCAAATTCACAGAAGAAAGTTGGGACGACAATACGGAAGAAGTATTAATGCTATCAAAGAATGATTACGAACTTGACATTGCAAGTTTACTCTATGAGTACATCAATGTGGCAGTTCCTTATTATACCAGATGCAGTGAGCAAGGAGTAAACCAAACGTGTGACAACGATATGCTGAGTAAAATCAATCAACTCGATGCACCCGAAGAGGACGACAAACAAGAAAACATAGACCCGAGGTGGTCGGCACTAAGAAATATAAAAAATAACTAA
- the rpmF gene encoding 50S ribosomal protein L32 has product MAHPKRKTSKSRRDKRRTHYKAEKPTLTVCQETGSVHLPHRAYTVDGNLYYNGKLIIENTAVV; this is encoded by the coding sequence ATGGCACATCCAAAGCGTAAAACTTCTAAATCAAGAAGAGACAAAAGAAGAACACATTATAAAGCTGAAAAACCTACATTGACAGTTTGTCAAGAGACTGGTTCAGTACATTTACCTCACCGTGCTTACACAGTGGACGGCAATTTATACTATAACGGTAAATTAATTATCGAAAACACAGCAGTTGTCTAA
- the plsX gene encoding phosphate acyltransferase PlsX, which yields MKIGLDILGGDFAPESAILGAIETQKVLPAEQRIVLIGDEYDAKQRIQQAGAQIDDFDFVHAPEIIGMGEHPTKAIAKKPNSSIVRGFDLLKNGEIDSFASAGSTGAMLVGALFSVKAIPGILRPAIATNVPKVKGGSGLLLDVGANADCKPEMLNQFAILGSLYIEHVWGIDKPKVGLINIGEEEEKGNILTSTTYPLLKNNTQLNFIGNVEGRDIFTDLADVMVCDGFTGNVILKMAESFYVVTKKKQIKDEFFDRFNYEQYGGTPVLGVNAPVVIGHGISTPEAIKNMVLLSRDMIQSKLIDKIKSIFN from the coding sequence ATGAAGATTGGTTTAGATATTTTAGGAGGTGATTTTGCTCCAGAATCCGCGATTTTAGGAGCAATTGAAACTCAAAAAGTGTTACCGGCAGAACAACGCATTGTTCTCATAGGTGACGAATACGATGCTAAACAACGCATCCAACAAGCAGGGGCACAAATAGATGATTTCGACTTTGTACATGCTCCCGAAATCATCGGAATGGGTGAGCATCCAACCAAAGCCATTGCCAAAAAGCCAAACTCAAGTATCGTAAGAGGTTTCGACCTGTTGAAAAACGGTGAAATAGACTCCTTCGCATCAGCAGGCAGTACAGGAGCGATGTTGGTAGGCGCGTTATTCAGTGTGAAAGCGATTCCTGGAATTTTAAGACCAGCCATTGCCACGAATGTACCCAAGGTCAAGGGTGGAAGTGGGCTGCTTCTCGATGTTGGTGCAAATGCAGACTGTAAGCCCGAAATGCTGAATCAATTTGCTATACTTGGAAGCCTCTACATAGAACACGTATGGGGCATTGACAAACCAAAGGTAGGCTTGATTAATATCGGAGAAGAAGAAGAAAAAGGAAACATCCTTACCTCAACCACCTATCCCCTACTCAAAAACAACACTCAACTGAATTTTATTGGTAATGTCGAAGGAAGAGACATCTTTACAGATCTTGCTGACGTCATGGTATGTGATGGTTTTACAGGAAATGTAATTCTAAAGATGGCAGAGTCTTTCTATGTGGTCACTAAAAAGAAACAGATAAAAGATGAGTTTTTTGACCGCTTCAACTACGAACAGTATGGTGGGACGCCTGTATTAGGTGTCAACGCACCCGTGGTCATAGGGCATGGTATATCCACACCCGAAGCAATCAAAAATATGGTTTTACTATCAAGAGATATGATACAATCGAAACTAATCGATAAAATCAAATCTATTTTCAATTAA
- a CDS encoding beta-ketoacyl-ACP synthase III: protein MSKIHAAITAVNGYVPDYILTNKELETMVDTNDEWIVSRTGIKERRILKGEGKATSDLAVPAVEGLLKKRGITAKDIELIIFCTSTPDMLFPATANILADKIGAVNAWGFDLQAACSGFLFGLNTASQFIESGKHKKVLVVGADKMSAVVNYKDRNTCILFGDGCGAVLLEPNEEGFGIQDAILKTDGSGGQFLNIKGGGSLNPASHATVDADMHYAYQEGRTVFKFAVTNMADVAAEIMEKNNLTADSVNWLVPHQANKRIIDATAERVGLPEEKVMVNIQKYGNTTSGTIPLCLWEWENQLKKGDNLILAAFGGGFTWGSIYLKWAYNPQ from the coding sequence ATGTCAAAAATTCATGCAGCTATTACAGCTGTAAATGGCTATGTTCCTGACTATATCCTCACAAATAAGGAGCTTGAAACAATGGTGGATACCAATGACGAGTGGATTGTCAGTCGTACCGGTATCAAAGAAAGGCGTATTCTTAAAGGAGAAGGAAAAGCTACTTCAGATCTTGCTGTACCGGCTGTAGAAGGCCTATTAAAAAAGCGGGGTATCACCGCCAAAGATATTGAACTTATCATTTTTTGCACCAGTACTCCAGACATGTTATTTCCTGCTACGGCCAATATTCTAGCCGATAAGATTGGAGCCGTAAATGCTTGGGGATTTGACCTACAGGCTGCATGTTCAGGTTTTCTATTTGGCCTCAATACTGCTTCGCAATTTATAGAATCGGGCAAGCACAAAAAAGTATTGGTAGTGGGTGCTGATAAGATGTCGGCCGTTGTAAATTACAAAGACCGCAATACCTGCATCCTCTTTGGTGATGGATGTGGCGCAGTATTATTAGAGCCCAACGAAGAGGGCTTTGGAATCCAAGACGCTATATTAAAAACCGATGGATCGGGAGGACAGTTTTTAAACATCAAAGGAGGAGGCTCTTTAAACCCAGCCTCCCATGCTACTGTAGATGCAGATATGCATTATGCTTATCAAGAAGGACGTACCGTATTTAAATTTGCGGTAACCAATATGGCTGATGTAGCTGCAGAGATTATGGAAAAAAACAACCTCACGGCAGATAGTGTCAATTGGCTAGTTCCGCACCAAGCCAATAAACGAATCATCGACGCCACAGCTGAGCGTGTAGGACTACCCGAAGAAAAAGTAATGGTCAACATTCAAAAATATGGGAATACGACTAGTGGCACTATCCCATTATGCTTATGGGAATGGGAAAACCAACTTAAAAAAGGAGACAATCTAATTCTTGCTGCCTTTGGTGGTGGATTCACTTGGGGTTCTATTTATTTAAAATGGGCTTATAATCCCCAATAA
- the accB gene encoding acetyl-CoA carboxylase biotin carboxyl carrier protein, producing the protein MSMDIKQIQDLIKFVAKSGVNEVAIEEKDFKITIKTNQEPTFVTATVPAAAPVAVATAPASAATPAPAPAATVTAEDTSKFITVKSPMIGTFYRSAGPGKPNFVNVGDEISVGKVLCIVEAMKLFNEIESEVSGKIVKILVDDAKPVEYDQPLFLVDPS; encoded by the coding sequence ATGAGTATGGATATCAAACAAATTCAAGATCTGATTAAATTCGTTGCCAAATCGGGTGTGAATGAAGTCGCGATTGAAGAAAAAGATTTTAAAATCACTATAAAGACAAATCAAGAGCCCACCTTTGTAACTGCTACAGTACCTGCGGCAGCTCCAGTGGCGGTAGCTACGGCTCCTGCCAGTGCAGCGACACCCGCTCCCGCTCCTGCTGCAACAGTTACCGCCGAAGATACGTCAAAATTTATCACGGTAAAATCTCCTATGATTGGAACATTCTACCGTTCTGCTGGTCCAGGCAAACCTAATTTCGTCAATGTTGGTGACGAAATCAGTGTCGGCAAAGTGCTTTGTATCGTGGAGGCCATGAAACTCTTCAATGAAATTGAATCAGAAGTTTCAGGAAAAATTGTCAAAATCTTAGTTGATGATGCGAAACCAGTTGAATATGATCAACCATTATTCTTGGTAGATCCTAGCTAA
- the accC gene encoding acetyl-CoA carboxylase biotin carboxylase subunit translates to MFKKILIANRGEIALRIIRTCREMGIKSVAVYSTADRDSLHVRFADEAVCIGPPPSKDSYLNIPNIISAAELTNADAIHPGYGFLSENARFSAICAEYGIKFIGATADQIEKMGDKSSAKDTMKKAGVPTVPGSDGLLPSFKEGIRLANEMGYPVIIKATAGGGGRGMRIIWKDEEFEPAWDSARQESAAAFGNDGLYLEKYVEEPRHIEIQVVGDQYGTVCHLSERDCSIQRRHQKLLEEAPSPFITPELREKMGEAAIKGAKAVNYEGAGTIEFLVDKHRNFYFMEMNTRIQVEHPVTEEVINFDLIKEQIKVAAGIPISGKNYEPTMHAIECRINAEDPFHNFRPSPGKITNFHSPGGHGVRVDTHVYSGYTIPPNYDSMIAKVITVAQTREEAISTMERALSEFVIEGIHTTIPLHLRILRDPNFRAGNFTTKFMETFDLSEYPEEEGNV, encoded by the coding sequence ATGTTCAAAAAAATATTAATTGCAAATAGAGGTGAGATTGCCTTACGCATCATTCGTACATGCCGAGAAATGGGTATTAAGAGTGTTGCCGTTTATTCAACTGCTGATAGAGACAGCCTACATGTCCGTTTCGCGGATGAGGCTGTATGTATTGGCCCCCCTCCTAGTAAAGATTCTTATTTAAACATCCCTAATATTATCTCTGCCGCAGAGCTCACCAATGCAGATGCTATTCATCCGGGTTACGGGTTTTTATCCGAAAATGCCCGCTTTTCGGCAATTTGTGCAGAATATGGCATCAAATTCATTGGTGCGACTGCCGATCAGATTGAAAAAATGGGAGATAAATCATCTGCTAAAGATACCATGAAGAAGGCGGGTGTTCCTACCGTACCTGGTTCGGATGGTCTATTGCCAAGTTTTAAAGAAGGTATTAGACTGGCCAACGAGATGGGATATCCAGTTATCATCAAAGCAACAGCTGGTGGTGGTGGTCGCGGAATGCGTATTATCTGGAAAGACGAAGAGTTTGAACCCGCTTGGGATTCAGCGAGACAAGAGTCTGCAGCAGCTTTTGGAAACGATGGCCTTTATTTAGAGAAATACGTAGAAGAACCTCGTCACATCGAAATCCAGGTTGTAGGTGATCAATACGGAACAGTTTGTCATCTTTCTGAACGCGACTGCTCCATACAACGTCGCCATCAAAAATTATTGGAAGAAGCTCCATCTCCTTTTATTACACCAGAGCTACGTGAAAAGATGGGGGAAGCTGCAATAAAAGGTGCAAAAGCTGTCAACTATGAAGGAGCTGGAACAATCGAGTTCTTGGTAGACAAGCATCGTAATTTCTACTTTATGGAGATGAATACACGTATTCAAGTGGAGCATCCTGTGACCGAAGAAGTGATTAACTTTGACCTGATTAAAGAGCAGATTAAAGTAGCTGCAGGAATCCCTATCTCTGGTAAAAACTATGAGCCCACAATGCATGCCATTGAATGCCGTATCAATGCCGAAGATCCATTCCATAATTTCAGACCCTCACCAGGTAAGATCACAAATTTCCATTCGCCAGGAGGTCATGGTGTGCGTGTAGATACACACGTATATTCAGGGTATACCATTCCACCAAACTACGATTCGATGATTGCTAAAGTAATTACCGTGGCGCAAACCCGTGAAGAAGCTATCTCCACTATGGAAAGAGCCTTGAGCGAATTTGTCATCGAAGGTATACACACCACTATCCCACTTCACTTGCGGATATTGCGCGATCCGAATTTCAGAGCTGGAAATTTCACAACTAAATTCATGGAAACATTCGATTTATCCGAATATCCTGAAGAAGAGGGGAATGTATAA
- the tatC gene encoding twin-arginine translocase subunit TatC, whose translation MSKTTKSSLVQAIKDKGKNIEGEMSFFDHLEILRWHIIRSVIAVAVFATLAFSFYDFVFNKVIMGPKNLDFWTYRMMCKAGEILHIDGFCVDKIPFNIINTEMAGQFMLQINSCLITAVALGFPYLLFEVWLFIKPALTDIERRSARGFIFYATFLFVLGMLFGYYIVVPLSINFLSNVSLSAEITNQITIDSYLSTIATLSLGCGIVFLLPILIFILSKLGIMTPEFMRASRRYAIVIILIIAAVITPSADVITMLTVSAPMFILYEISIMVSANVKKGKEQKEKEFYRN comes from the coding sequence ATGAGTAAAACGACTAAATCCAGCCTAGTTCAAGCTATTAAAGATAAAGGAAAGAATATTGAAGGCGAAATGTCCTTCTTCGATCATTTAGAAATTTTAAGATGGCATATCATCCGCTCGGTGATTGCAGTTGCTGTATTTGCTACCCTAGCCTTCTCTTTCTATGATTTTGTCTTCAACAAAGTCATTATGGGGCCAAAAAATCTAGACTTTTGGACATATAGGATGATGTGTAAGGCAGGAGAGATTCTTCATATCGATGGTTTCTGTGTAGACAAGATTCCCTTCAACATTATCAATACAGAAATGGCCGGACAGTTTATGCTACAAATCAATTCCTGTTTGATTACAGCGGTCGCTTTGGGATTCCCATATCTACTATTCGAAGTCTGGTTGTTTATAAAACCTGCTTTGACCGATATAGAACGGAGATCGGCTCGAGGATTCATATTCTATGCGACATTTCTATTCGTACTCGGGATGCTCTTTGGCTACTACATAGTCGTCCCATTATCTATCAATTTCTTATCCAACGTCTCCTTAAGTGCCGAGATTACCAATCAAATTACGATTGACTCCTATTTGTCAACAATTGCGACATTATCTTTGGGCTGTGGTATCGTATTCTTGCTCCCTATATTGATTTTCATTCTTTCTAAACTAGGTATTATGACGCCTGAGTTTATGCGCGCTAGCAGAAGATATGCTATTGTTATCATCCTTATCATAGCCGCGGTCATTACCCCAAGTGCTGATGTCATCACAATGTTGACCGTCAGTGCTCCGATGTTTATATTGTACGAAATCAGTATCATGGTCTCAGCGAACGTCAAAAAAGGAAAAGAACAAAAAGAAAAAGAGTTTTACCGCAATTAA
- the rpiB gene encoding ribose 5-phosphate isomerase B, with translation MSSVKTIAIGGDHAGYDYKSVLIPFLEELGYTVKDFGTYSAASVDYPDFAHPVASAVESKEFDKGILICGSANGVAITANKHQGIRAAICWLEEIAALARQHNDANIVCIPARFVDIDLAKKIAKTFMTTDFEGGRHANRVDKISC, from the coding sequence ATGAGTTCAGTAAAGACCATCGCTATCGGAGGCGATCATGCAGGATACGACTACAAAAGTGTGCTTATCCCATTTTTAGAAGAGTTAGGTTATACCGTTAAGGATTTTGGGACCTATTCGGCCGCATCTGTTGACTATCCAGATTTTGCACATCCTGTCGCTTCAGCTGTTGAAAGCAAAGAATTCGATAAAGGAATCCTGATTTGCGGAAGTGCAAATGGTGTAGCTATCACGGCCAATAAGCATCAGGGAATTCGCGCCGCAATTTGCTGGTTGGAAGAAATTGCCGCATTGGCTCGCCAACACAATGACGCAAACATTGTCTGCATACCTGCACGTTTCGTAGATATTGATCTGGCAAAGAAGATTGCTAAAACCTTTATGACGACAGACTTCGAAGGTGGAAGACACGCGAATCGCGTGGATAAAATCTCCTGCTAA
- a CDS encoding M28 family peptidase — MIKKIALALSVLPWLYSCAVAQEPIQKKYADLLDVNQAKAHLTLLASKEFEGRGTGQAGGQKTAEYIANHFKSLGLTAPNGTYFQPLSLYNSKFEVKQFNINNQGYINGKDFYILGDNKEVQVKEADILFIGYGIEDPKYDDFKDIDVRNKVVLLIADKEPIDHNGHSLLTGTKNKSEWSTSRNKRMQNLMAKKPKLILAATATTTQMLEKMSGRLTGGSYHLGAPKDAGTAGEKPAVAFITYAMVDNILKNKSLSMDMIESISTPASATVPVSIKAQYGMTSTALNDPNVLGLLEGSDLKEEILIISGHYDHDGIDANGTIFPGADDNGSGTTGVLELARAFSKAKADGHGPRRSILFLAFAAEEKGLLGSEYYSENPIFPLANTVACLNMDMIGRIDDKHLNGNHNYIHVIGADKLSSELHAINEKANDDYTQMELDYMYNDPKDPMRIYYRSDQYNFAKHKIPVIFYFSGLHPHYHTPEDTVDKIDFPMMVKREKLTFHTAWEIANRDKKLVVDSNKE; from the coding sequence ATGATAAAGAAAATAGCACTAGCCCTTAGCGTCCTGCCTTGGTTATATAGCTGTGCAGTGGCTCAAGAACCTATTCAAAAGAAATATGCTGATCTCCTCGACGTCAATCAGGCAAAAGCACATCTTACCCTTTTAGCCTCTAAAGAATTTGAAGGACGAGGTACTGGTCAAGCCGGAGGACAAAAAACAGCTGAATACATCGCCAATCATTTTAAATCTTTAGGACTAACAGCCCCAAATGGGACGTATTTTCAACCATTATCGCTATATAACTCTAAATTTGAGGTCAAACAATTCAACATCAACAATCAGGGCTATATTAATGGGAAGGACTTCTACATCCTTGGAGATAACAAGGAAGTACAAGTGAAAGAGGCCGACATCTTATTCATCGGCTATGGAATCGAGGATCCCAAATACGATGACTTCAAAGACATAGACGTCCGTAACAAAGTCGTCCTTTTAATTGCAGATAAAGAGCCCATAGATCACAATGGTCACTCGCTCTTGACCGGCACTAAAAATAAATCCGAATGGTCGACTTCTCGTAACAAGAGAATGCAAAACCTCATGGCAAAAAAGCCGAAGCTCATTTTGGCTGCAACAGCAACGACTACACAAATGTTAGAAAAAATGTCGGGAAGATTGACAGGAGGTTCCTATCATCTTGGGGCACCTAAAGACGCTGGCACTGCAGGAGAAAAACCAGCAGTTGCCTTTATCACTTATGCGATGGTCGATAACATTCTTAAGAACAAGTCTTTGTCTATGGACATGATTGAATCCATATCCACCCCCGCTTCCGCAACTGTGCCTGTCTCGATAAAAGCACAATATGGCATGACCAGCACAGCTTTAAATGACCCTAACGTATTGGGGTTACTAGAGGGCTCGGATTTAAAAGAAGAGATATTGATTATATCAGGCCATTACGACCACGATGGAATTGATGCCAATGGAACTATCTTTCCTGGAGCTGATGACAATGGTTCAGGAACAACGGGAGTGCTTGAGTTGGCGAGAGCATTTTCAAAAGCCAAGGCAGATGGCCATGGTCCAAGAAGGAGTATCCTATTTTTAGCTTTTGCAGCAGAAGAAAAAGGCTTACTAGGTTCAGAATACTACTCCGAAAACCCCATCTTCCCATTAGCCAATACCGTAGCCTGTCTCAACATGGATATGATCGGCCGTATTGATGACAAGCACCTAAATGGGAATCACAATTATATACATGTCATTGGTGCCGACAAATTAAGCTCTGAACTACACGCCATCAACGAAAAAGCTAATGATGACTATACACAGATGGAATTAGATTACATGTATAACGACCCTAAAGACCCCATGAGGATCTACTACCGCTCCGATCAATACAACTTTGCTAAACACAAGATTCCTGTAATATTTTACTTCTCAGGATTACATCCACATTATCATACCCCTGAGGATACCGTCGACAAAATCGATTTCCCCATGATGGTCAAACGTGAAAAGCTCACTTTCCACACAGCGTGGGAAATTGCTAATCGCGATAAAAAATTGGTGGTAGACAGTAATAAGGAGTAG
- a CDS encoding carboxypeptidase regulatory-like domain-containing protein, whose amino-acid sequence MRFLLLVLTLAISHHSFAQSSGVLVGTVLSANDKPLEKSTVSLLNKQDSTVVSYTLTDEKGNFRLVKLPVHKELILHISHISGQPFQQILTLNNQETKNIGTVKLRENMLEEVDISIAPPVRMNKDTLEYNTDYFKTRPNANVEELLKQLPGLQVNMDGTIYYQGKEVSSVKVDGKDFFATDLKIATRNLDASLIKTVQVYRDKGESKRIVDNEDKLPVTINLKFKKDFLKADFGKIYASGGTRKRYEAGGLFNTFRDTLQLSFIGFGNNINRQSFDYGELQQHAGLGRAENYGFDNFGGRNYWGIGNDLAGGFNLNNDWGKKTKLNIMYMLSYNKTLNQDMSTQTARYNGEEQFGNYTSDRENNLLKNNIKSLLRHRFDTTAYIEFTPNLQLERNKNTGNNISQSNTEASLLNKSENNNQSSSKAHSYNHGLFIEKQITPKHVISLRNNLHVNNRSNDNVNNQRAFVYQQDNNTEFHIWQNTDSRNKSTNTNTSFNYGNKWIKKLNFELYFTYSNSFSKPTETLWINKDNTGAVRAMELENNYKYSDQDYISAIKFFWKPIEKLSVNFGTAYQIKDYDFDFLGLAPNRQKKKGYWLPNISIRFKELELSWAKDLSAPETNRILVQRKDQDPLYTSLPSLDFDNTQREDIRLSYNKYNQKYQIGMYSGIGFKDKSVGYKSWRDNQSGHYTMQAFQSGNTTDVNASFYLRYNILTNKKWQLYFSQNSNTYSYQHYASVNDVDNKSTNWSLNFTQEMSLLWNNLIGISPKYTFSTNRNFNSVKDNPDFIESKYKTHSFGMGLNINPIKGFSLESSYSLENRASGLNARQNFNILNASLLYNLKNQGQIKLSGFDILNQNSSNHWGVQGNTTYYTTSIVLRQYFLLGYIHKFNLVKVKN is encoded by the coding sequence ATGAGATTCTTGCTCCTTGTCCTTACCTTGGCGATTTCGCACCATTCCTTTGCTCAATCTTCTGGTGTGCTCGTCGGCACAGTGCTCAGCGCAAATGATAAGCCCTTGGAAAAATCAACTGTCAGCTTACTAAACAAGCAAGATTCAACAGTTGTCTCCTACACCCTAACAGATGAAAAAGGTAATTTTCGCCTAGTCAAACTTCCTGTACACAAAGAACTTATCTTGCATATTTCGCATATTTCGGGGCAACCTTTTCAACAAATTTTAACACTAAACAACCAGGAGACCAAAAATATAGGCACTGTCAAACTCAGGGAAAATATGCTTGAAGAAGTCGATATTTCAATAGCTCCCCCCGTCCGTATGAACAAAGATACACTCGAGTACAATACAGATTATTTCAAGACACGGCCTAACGCGAACGTCGAGGAATTGCTCAAACAATTACCGGGCCTTCAGGTAAATATGGACGGAACAATCTATTATCAGGGAAAAGAAGTGTCTTCAGTCAAGGTAGATGGAAAGGATTTTTTCGCGACAGATTTAAAAATTGCTACACGAAATCTCGACGCCTCTCTCATCAAAACGGTACAGGTTTATCGGGATAAAGGCGAATCCAAGAGAATCGTAGATAACGAAGATAAACTTCCAGTAACCATCAATCTCAAGTTCAAAAAAGATTTCCTAAAGGCCGATTTCGGTAAAATATATGCAAGCGGAGGTACCCGAAAAAGGTATGAAGCAGGAGGATTATTTAACACCTTCAGAGACACTCTGCAACTCAGTTTCATTGGATTTGGCAACAACATTAATAGACAGAGCTTTGATTACGGCGAATTGCAACAGCATGCTGGACTTGGAAGAGCGGAAAATTACGGATTTGATAATTTCGGAGGACGCAACTACTGGGGTATAGGCAATGATTTAGCAGGCGGATTCAACCTCAATAACGATTGGGGGAAAAAGACCAAGCTCAATATCATGTATATGCTCTCCTACAACAAAACCCTCAATCAAGATATGAGTACACAGACCGCACGTTATAATGGAGAAGAACAATTTGGCAATTACACCTCGGACAGAGAAAATAATCTTCTGAAAAATAATATCAAGAGTCTTCTTCGACATCGTTTTGACACGACGGCATATATTGAATTCACTCCAAACCTCCAATTAGAGCGTAACAAAAACACCGGGAATAACATCAGTCAAAGTAATACCGAAGCGTCTCTTCTCAACAAAAGTGAAAATAACAACCAATCCTCTAGCAAAGCACACTCTTATAATCATGGATTATTTATTGAAAAACAAATTACCCCCAAACATGTTATCTCACTACGAAACAATCTCCATGTTAACAATCGTTCCAATGACAACGTAAATAATCAACGTGCCTTCGTCTATCAACAAGATAATAATACGGAGTTTCATATTTGGCAAAATACAGATTCAAGAAACAAGTCAACCAATACCAATACCTCATTCAATTATGGCAACAAATGGATAAAGAAGCTTAACTTTGAATTATATTTCACCTACAGCAATTCCTTTAGCAAACCAACCGAAACACTCTGGATTAATAAAGATAATACAGGCGCAGTGCGAGCAATGGAATTGGAAAATAACTACAAATACAGCGATCAAGATTATATATCTGCCATTAAATTCTTTTGGAAACCTATAGAAAAATTATCGGTTAACTTTGGAACAGCTTATCAGATTAAAGACTACGACTTTGATTTTTTGGGACTGGCACCCAATCGACAAAAAAAGAAAGGATATTGGCTTCCTAATATATCGATTAGATTTAAAGAGCTCGAGCTATCTTGGGCCAAGGACTTATCAGCCCCCGAAACAAATAGAATCCTTGTGCAACGCAAAGACCAGGACCCCCTATACACCTCGCTTCCATCGCTCGACTTTGATAATACCCAACGAGAGGATATCCGATTGAGCTATAACAAGTACAACCAAAAATATCAAATAGGGATGTATTCTGGAATTGGATTTAAGGACAAAAGTGTCGGCTACAAAAGCTGGAGAGATAACCAAAGCGGGCACTACACCATGCAAGCTTTTCAATCCGGAAATACTACAGATGTAAATGCTTCTTTCTACCTCCGATATAATATATTGACCAACAAGAAGTGGCAATTGTATTTCTCACAAAATTCAAACACCTACAGTTACCAACATTACGCTTCTGTAAACGATGTAGACAACAAATCTACCAATTGGTCGCTTAATTTTACACAAGAAATGTCTTTACTTTGGAATAATTTGATTGGAATCTCCCCAAAATACACATTCTCCACCAATCGAAATTTCAACAGCGTAAAAGATAATCCTGATTTTATAGAAAGCAAATACAAAACCCATAGCTTTGGCATGGGATTAAATATCAATCCAATAAAAGGATTTTCTTTAGAATCCAGCTATTCTCTAGAAAATCGTGCCAGCGGCTTGAATGCTAGACAAAATTTTAATATCCTAAATGCCTCTCTGCTCTATAATCTTAAAAACCAGGGACAAATTAAGTTGTCAGGATTTGATATCCTTAATCAAAATAGCAGCAACCATTGGGGAGTGCAGGGTAATACAACCTATTACACGACCTCGATTGTGTTACGTCAATACTTTCTCTTGGGATACATCCATAAATTCAATTTAGTAAAGGTCAAAAACTAA